TGAAGATTGGCGTGTTGCATTCGGCGCGGTGGGGCCCACTGTAGTGCGTAGTCGTGAATTGGAGTCTTTGGTTATTGGTCGGTCAGTGGAAACATTGGCTAAACCGAAATTTATCGCTCAGGTTGTAGACTGCTATCGCGAAATCATTCGCCCAATAGACGATCAACGCTCAACGGCGACTTATCGGCAGCAGGCCTCGCTGAATCTACTCACCCGTTGGTTAGAAGGACTATCAAGAAGTTAATTTTACTCTGTTTCGTGTTTTCCTTTGTTATTCGAGTTGGGGCCGTTTGGCCCCTTTTTTTGTTTAGGTAGCTTGTTTGTTTTTTAACCACATATATAAATATAGTATTCAGGCTATTTAATGGTGGGTACCGTATAGCCGGGCTCCCATATCACCTTTTCCTGTTGGCCTATCTTCTTTGTTGGAAAAGCCAAGACAATGAAATGAAACTTTATGCTTAAGAGAATGCATCATATTCAATGCTTTTACATTAATGGATAAACAAATGACATGAATTTTCATACGATATGACTCAGGAAGTGATTCTACTATTGTTTTTATGGTTTTCCCGCTATCAATGACTGAGTCGATAATCACTAATTTTTTGTCGTTATATAAGTGAAAGTCATCGTTGTTATATTTTTTATATGTATAAAAACTTCCATTGTAATTATTTATGAATCCATTGGATATATAGTTTCCTGACCGATCCATAGAAAGAACTTGGTAGTTCTCTTGGCCTAGTTTAGTTTTTGAGTAAAATGCATCTACTAGAAATTCACCAATCTTATGATGAAGCCTGCGTAAGGCTGATGGTGATAGCTTAGAGTCAAATTGTTCATAGTATAAACTTCTGGTTTTTAGAGTTTGTGGAAGATAATATTCATTTAAAAAAACAACATCGGAATATTTTTTTTTCATAAATTCACCATCTGAATAGGTGTGATTTAACACTCCAAATTGAATGTCATTTTTTATGCAATAATCTTCTGCTGCTTGAAACTCCTTTTCAGAAAGATCTTTTATTTCATTTAAACTTCGAATTTTTCTGTTTCTGATTTTTGATGTGTTATCTTTATTAATATTACTCTCTATCGTTTTTGAAAAAGAGTTTAGGTAAATAATGCCATTGGATATTCCATTATTATTTGTAGCCATAGCATTAACTCTTTCACCTGTGACTGAATTATCAACATACATATGACCATCTAAAAATAAGTGTTTATATTTATTTTTTTCTCTGATGAACTCAAGATGAAATTTGTTCACTAATTTTTCACGTGTGTTATTATCAACCAAATTAAAATCGAACAGTGTATCTATACCTTCTCTTTTGAGGAAGCTAAAGAAACGAGTGGATGTCTGAATGGCTAAACCATCATCAGTGCTCTTGGCTAGTTGTTTAGATACGGTTGTTTTTCCTGAGCCTTCTATGCCAACTAGGTAATAAAATTTGCTGTTATCCATTTCAAAGACACTCTCTCATATATTGTTCTGCTTTTAGTATTATTCTTTCTATATTATTACGAGTTTGCACTGCAACTGGAATATTTGAGTTATTACCAATAGTTGCACATGAATAACACGCATCTCTAGGAACTTTTGATGTTAAATAACTATAAACATCACTGAGTGAAGTTTCAGAATTAATTAACAAACCCTGTTCGTCCCACTTTTTCTTTGCGATGCGAGAACAACTAAAAAGGCGGCCGCGTTCTAGAGTGACATCATATTTTCTATAGAAACAAGTTGACCAATGATGCCTTGTTTGCTCTGGTTTGTTTTTAACTTCACTCAGCAGGTCATCCCAAGCCGTTTTTCTTCTAAATTCAATTTTTCCCTTGTAATTTAGAGCTTTTATGTATTGTCTCCAGGTTCCTTCAAACTCTTCTGTCATAACATAATCACTAATTATTAAACTATCTAAATTAGCTAAAGTTTCTCTATTTATCCCTTTAGGATAGAGACCATTTGTAACTATTTCAATTTGTTCGGATATACCAACTTTTAGAATATCGACAAGATATTTATTGAGATTTCTGGACAAAGATGCCTCTCCTCCGGAAATAATAATCTTCTCAACTTTTACACCACATGATTTTAATAGTTCAAGAGATTTAATATGTTCATCTATCCTTTGTCCGTTGACAGGAGTTACTTGCTTAGGAATGTTGAAGCCGCATCCTAGACAATTTAAATTACATTTATTAGTTATGGATAATTCAAGCTCTCTAATTTTCCCTCCTGATATTGGATTAGCATCTTTCTTTTTTCTTTTTGGTGAGTTATTAGCCAATTTGTTTGTTGGTTTTTCTTTTTTCATAGTATCATTCTTATTACATTTTAGTGTTTAATTATATTTATTCTCATGCCAAACCAATTTAAATATATAGATGAAATAATATTTACTGGCCTGTTAAACGACCTGTTGGCACTTTGAATAATTCGCTTGCTGACCTTGTTAGCATAAGAATTTAATCCATAACTCTTAACCTAAGTCTATTCCCCTCATTGCTTATCTTTATTTCATAGTAGTAGTCTAGGAATGGGTAGCTTTCCTAGTGTTTTTATATATCGCTTACTATCTTAACCAAACACATTAGATAAGCTTGGCTTTTGACGTTCTGTATTTCTTAGCCAGATATAAAGACCTAGAGTAAGTACAGCGTCAAAAAGCAGGGCAAAACCAAACATTAATGCGATAGTTTCTAGTGATGGAATAAACCAGTCCACTTGGTAAGCAATATAAGCTCCGCCATAAAACAATATATTAACGATGAGGGATTGATAGAGCATCAAATCTGTTCGACCTAAGCCATAAAAGTAACTATCGATAACATTATTAAAGGCAAATACTGCGTAAAACCCTATTAATAAACCTGCAAGTTGAACTATAGGGCCGGGATCTGTGACTCCTATCACCGTTAGAATAAAAACATCCCATAAAGGCATGCTTGCCAGCCAAAAACAAATAATGACGAGGCTCAAAACAATATATGCATTGATCTTTTCATGTGTTAGGTTTCGACTTGTTGCTGTATCTTGCTTTATTAATTGCCCTAAAGCGAGAATCGGCAGGAGTAACCACCCCCAAATAAAGTTGTTTGTGACCCAGTACACACCCGATTGTTGAACCTGATTAATAAGCTGCAAGATCATAACTAAAAATGCAAAGTTACGAACAAAGGATTCTAATCCAGACTTAGAACCAATCTTAAACCAGACTTTGATCCAATTTTGATGTTGAAATTGAATGTGACGTAGCCGGAAACCATCCTTAGTTAAATAAATAATCGATACTACTGAAAGTGATAAGTTGACCAAAATATTGGTTGTCGCAATGCCATTTACACCGAGGGTGAGTGAGAGTGGCAACTGACTGGCAAACATGCTATCACCTATTAGCGTTAGTACCGTTTGTAGTATTAATAGGGTGTATAATGCTCGCTGGTTATCTTTTAAAACCAACACCAAACTAAAAAAACCAAATACGCTAGACAAAAGAATGGCTATCGATTCTAAGCGAATATACTCAACAGTTTGTATGATTAGATGAGCATCTTGCTTCATTCCTATGACAAATTTTGGCGTAAACATCAATACTAAAGCGGTTACAATTAGGTAAAAAAGAATAACAATTACTAATGATGTTGAAACTCGTAACTCATAAGCGCGTTTTTCTGAAATAACTTGACCCAGAAGAAAAGCCAGTGGAATTAATAAAGCTTCGCTGAGTACTTCATAACCAATATTGAGCCATGATACTTGCGCGGCAATACTATATACCCATGTATCGGGCATATCACCTAAGAGATGAATTCTGGTTGTAGAGTAGATTAGTGGAATAAATCCGTTCAGTATGAGTACCAGTAAAAGCTTATAATTAATACTTTTAATTTGACTGATTAGCATTTTATTTATCTTCTATAATATTAATAATAGTCGTGACTCTTTTTTAAGTGCCAGCCTTTATGAAAAGGGCACTCATACAGTTTTAAGTGTTGTCCTTTATCTTGTAACAAAATTGCGGCTCTTTGCTTCACGCATGATATGTCGGATAGAGTTGTTTGTTTTTGCCATCCCCTCCTGTGCAGTTAAAACAAGTTTTACTTGGAGTGTGTCGGTGCTTGGGCGCCAAATGCCAATGCTCACATTTAGGATATTGGCAAAGGAAAAATCATGTCCGTAGCATTGATTTTCATCGCTCGCTGCATCTGTGGCTCCTAATTCAGTGAAATAGACAGACAATGGTTGGTTTGTTGTGCGGCAAAAACAGGTTGAGCTTTTCATCGATGGTCCCTCATGCTGATTTATGGGTCTATCTGTTAATGCAGTTAGTGTGCCAAAATTATAGTGTGTTGAGGATAAAATAAAAGCACCATAAAAACAGCGAGTTATCCTTGGTTTCTTTTAATTGCCGCATTTGATCGACCTTGACCAAAACCTTTTGGTTGTATATTTTTAACCAAAAGGTTTGCTGTAGACTGTGAGGAATGTTTTAAATGTCTGAGAAATTTACTTTTATCACCCCTTTTTTTGAGTGGCATGGTATTGGCTATTTAGATGTCATACTCCAAGCAATGAATGATGCTTATCAAAAAAACAGCACTCTTCCTAAAAGCACAGAACGATTTGACTCGTATCAGATGCAGGAGAAATTTTCACAAAATGGTGAATTGGAGTGCCTTGAAAGAGGGGTGTATTTATTACCCCTCAATTATCAAGTGACTATAGGGCGCTCGTCTCGATGGAAAGAGTTTGTATCTCCAGAAAAACAACAAAACATTCAAGAAAGCATCCATAAGACTTCAACAAATTATGATGAAACTAAAGAAGATTTAGCTAATCTGGTTTCGTACTTACAAAGTGCTGAAGATAAGAACTTTCCAGATTATCAATGGTTGAAGAAAAATTGGCGCCATCAGCAGGATCTTTGGCACATTATTAATGAGTTCAGCATCGGAACTCAGGTTGCTTGGTATAAGGATAATTCCTCGATCTATAAAAAGTCACCACAGATAGAGTTTGTTGAATTAGATATAGAGTATGCTCAGTTGCATGATGAATATAGAACTGCGAAAATTCTGAGATATTGGTTGGCAGAACAGAATTTAAATCAACATGCTTATGTAAACTTATGGGGAGCTATGACAAGTTTTCAGATTGCTTTTCATTATTTATCTTGGGCGTCACCTCGTTTTAAATCAGCACATCTTGTAAAGTGTATTAATGAAAAAAAATCTAACCTTCAGGAAAGGCTAACACCGATAAGAATAGAAAAGGCGAATAAGGATTTATTAGTTCAATTGCGAGCTGATGATTTGGACCAATATGGTTTATCTGAACAACAAGAAAAGACATATCTCTGGCTAAATAAATATCGAGAACTTGGAGATAATTTTACAATTCTGTTGCTTGGAGCCAGAGGGGTAGGTAAAACAAAAGTTGTAACAGATGTTTATGCGAACCAAGGCAGAGATGTAATTAGTGTAAATTGTGCTCAGTTTCAGAGTAATCCAGAGCTGGCAAGAAGTGAGTTATTTGGTCATGTAAAGGGTGCATTTACAGGGGCGAATGAAAATAAAAGTGGTGCTTTTTCAGAAGCAAACAATAAAACGTTATTTTTAGATGAGATCCATCATCTAGATAAAGCAACTCAGTCACTGTTACTTACTGCACTACAAACAGACCATGAGGGGCACTTTTCTTTTGTTCCATTAGGTAGTAATAAGCATACAAAGGTTAAGTTTCAATTAATTACGGCTAGTAATCAAAAGATTGGACAATTAGCGGAATTGATATTACCAGATCTTCTTGACCGAATAAGTCAAAGGACTCTTGAATTTTCTCCACTGCAACCTGGAGAGGCAATCTGTGGTGAGTTCATCCATGTATGGGAAAAAATGGATTTTAAAGGGGCGCTGAATCCCGTTGAGCATGATAAAAAATTTCTTGATTGGTTAACAAATATAGATCGTGTATTTAGTGGTAATTATCGAGACTTACAGAAAATAGCAATTTTGTGTGCTGATTATCAACGTTGCTCTGATCTTTTGCCAAAGAACATTTCATTAATCAGCTATGTTGAATCAACGTGGCGACAAATAACGGCTAGTAGACCGAAGGATGTCTCAATTGAAAACTTCTTAGATGAACATAATAAACTTTCATTGAAAGAGATAACTGATGAATTTAAAGCTAAAGTTGTACGTGCGGCGGAGCTGTATAATGGAGATATAAAAACAGCGGCAAAGATGCTTGGCATCACGCCTAAAAATCTGATCGAGATTAAAAAGAGAGTTAATAGTTGATTTAAATATGGTCAAAATTTTTTGGTCACCATACTCTATTAGTTGTGATTTTAGCTGGTTTATCAAGTAGTGTATTCGAGAAATGTGCAATGAAACATTTCTGCCAAGATATTTTGGCTTGAAAATACCATTAATTTATTCACTCACTTCCTGTGAGCTTTGAAATCGAATTTGGATTAAATTCAGCGCAAAGGGGCCGGGCTGCTTATCGGCGATGAGTAAGCCAACTTGCTTAATGTCTTGGGCTGTAAGTTCAGGGGCATTGCTGATAAGTCGCCCTCTAAATACCGCTTGAAACTTGTTGAGGTCAAAGACCTTCACCTGCTGTTGGTCTTTGTTAGTTGTAAACTCGTGTTTGTAAGTGATTCTATTACCGTTCTTCCATGTCGCGAGTCTTAGTTGATAGCGACGGCCATCACCGATAAAACTCACTGCCACTTGATTAACCTCGAATGGTAGAGGGCCAATCGTTCGATTGATCGAACTAAAGCCTCCATTGTTGTCGAGTGATATCTCACCCCAAAAACGACTCGACTCACTATCAAAAGTGAGTTGCCCTTGTGAAATACCGCCCATCACATTGTCGTTGGTGGCTTTCCACTGCTGGTGTTCGTGAGGCTGTGTTAAGTCGATCATAATGGTTCCTGATGGAATAACTGTGTTGGATAAGGCGATGGAGGCAAAGAGCAAAATACTGAGCGCTGTTATTAATTTAACAGCAGCGGGGAAATGCGTGACCAAATGGCGCATGTTGATACCTGCTTATTTTTATTGCTGTGGGTAACTACGGATTGGCACCTCGCATGGATCACTGATACTTACCGCACTATCAACGCCATTCATATCATATTGATAGCCCCTGATATTATTTTGATATCACCATCCCCCTTAGTGATAACCGTTATTATTTAGGTGGTTAGGTCGAGAACATTTAACAAGTAAAAAGGAATATTTGTCCCGATGGTGATGCCAATTTGGGCTAAATTTCTGACTCCGCTCACGAATATTTTCCTTAAACAATCGGTTTTAGCAGCTTGGCGTGTTTGTTGCCTTTTTAGTTTTTAAGACATTAATAACGTTCCGTAGAGCCATTAGGTTGAACGCATGGTGCAGGAATAACAACGATAATGCGAAAAGGCAATTAATATGATTGAACAATATCTAACGCCTGATACCCCTGCTCAGGCACTTGAATTCAAGCAGTTACATGGCAATGA
The nucleotide sequence above comes from Photobacterium swingsii. Encoded proteins:
- a CDS encoding AAA family ATPase, translating into MDNSKFYYLVGIEGSGKTTVSKQLAKSTDDGLAIQTSTRFFSFLKREGIDTLFDFNLVDNNTREKLVNKFHLEFIREKNKYKHLFLDGHMYVDNSVTGERVNAMATNNNGISNGIIYLNSFSKTIESNINKDNTSKIRNRKIRSLNEIKDLSEKEFQAAEDYCIKNDIQFGVLNHTYSDGEFMKKKYSDVVFLNEYYLPQTLKTRSLYYEQFDSKLSPSALRRLHHKIGEFLVDAFYSKTKLGQENYQVLSMDRSGNYISNGFINNYNGSFYTYKKYNNDDFHLYNDKKLVIIDSVIDSGKTIKTIVESLPESYRMKIHVICLSINVKALNMMHSLKHKVSFHCLGFSNKEDRPTGKGDMGARLYGTHH
- a CDS encoding radical SAM protein; amino-acid sequence: MKKEKPTNKLANNSPKRKKKDANPISGGKIRELELSITNKCNLNCLGCGFNIPKQVTPVNGQRIDEHIKSLELLKSCGVKVEKIIISGGEASLSRNLNKYLVDILKVGISEQIEIVTNGLYPKGINRETLANLDSLIISDYVMTEEFEGTWRQYIKALNYKGKIEFRRKTAWDDLLSEVKNKPEQTRHHWSTCFYRKYDVTLERGRLFSCSRIAKKKWDEQGLLINSETSLSDVYSYLTSKVPRDACYSCATIGNNSNIPVAVQTRNNIERIILKAEQYMRECL
- a CDS encoding MATE family Na+-driven efflux transporter — its product is MLISQIKSINYKLLLVLILNGFIPLIYSTTRIHLLGDMPDTWVYSIAAQVSWLNIGYEVLSEALLIPLAFLLGQVISEKRAYELRVSTSLVIVILFYLIVTALVLMFTPKFVIGMKQDAHLIIQTVEYIRLESIAILLSSVFGFFSLVLVLKDNQRALYTLLILQTVLTLIGDSMFASQLPLSLTLGVNGIATTNILVNLSLSVVSIIYLTKDGFRLRHIQFQHQNWIKVWFKIGSKSGLESFVRNFAFLVMILQLINQVQQSGVYWVTNNFIWGWLLLPILALGQLIKQDTATSRNLTHEKINAYIVLSLVIICFWLASMPLWDVFILTVIGVTDPGPIVQLAGLLIGFYAVFAFNNVIDSYFYGLGRTDLMLYQSLIVNILFYGGAYIAYQVDWFIPSLETIALMFGFALLFDAVLTLGLYIWLRNTERQKPSLSNVFG
- a CDS encoding sigma 54-interacting transcriptional regulator, producing the protein MSEKFTFITPFFEWHGIGYLDVILQAMNDAYQKNSTLPKSTERFDSYQMQEKFSQNGELECLERGVYLLPLNYQVTIGRSSRWKEFVSPEKQQNIQESIHKTSTNYDETKEDLANLVSYLQSAEDKNFPDYQWLKKNWRHQQDLWHIINEFSIGTQVAWYKDNSSIYKKSPQIEFVELDIEYAQLHDEYRTAKILRYWLAEQNLNQHAYVNLWGAMTSFQIAFHYLSWASPRFKSAHLVKCINEKKSNLQERLTPIRIEKANKDLLVQLRADDLDQYGLSEQQEKTYLWLNKYRELGDNFTILLLGARGVGKTKVVTDVYANQGRDVISVNCAQFQSNPELARSELFGHVKGAFTGANENKSGAFSEANNKTLFLDEIHHLDKATQSLLLTALQTDHEGHFSFVPLGSNKHTKVKFQLITASNQKIGQLAELILPDLLDRISQRTLEFSPLQPGEAICGEFIHVWEKMDFKGALNPVEHDKKFLDWLTNIDRVFSGNYRDLQKIAILCADYQRCSDLLPKNISLISYVESTWRQITASRPKDVSIENFLDEHNKLSLKEITDEFKAKVVRAAELYNGDIKTAAKMLGITPKNLIEIKKRVNS
- a CDS encoding CIA30 family protein, with the translated sequence MRHLVTHFPAAVKLITALSILLFASIALSNTVIPSGTIMIDLTQPHEHQQWKATNDNVMGGISQGQLTFDSESSRFWGEISLDNNGGFSSINRTIGPLPFEVNQVAVSFIGDGRRYQLRLATWKNGNRITYKHEFTTNKDQQQVKVFDLNKFQAVFRGRLISNAPELTAQDIKQVGLLIADKQPGPFALNLIQIRFQSSQEVSE